Proteins from a single region of Pyxidicoccus trucidator:
- a CDS encoding M20 family metallopeptidase — protein MAMNVQTATESSDRIWEKEILPALERYIRIPNKSPAFDPDWVKSGHMEAAVQLISEWCRAQAPHLPGLELEVIRLKDEQGKPRTPVIYMEVPGTKGEDTVLLYGHLDKQPEMTGWREGLTPWTPVREGDKLYGRGGADDGYSAFASLTAIRLLKEQGLPHARCVVLIEACEESGSYDLPAYIEALAPRIGKPSLVVCLDSGCANYEQLWMTTSLRGIVGGNLRVDILTEGVHSGDATGIVPSSFRILRQLLSRVEDESTGHIKVEGLHVEIPKERREQAREAAKVLEGEVFTKFPWVPGSKPVSGDGAELVLNRTWRPALAVTGVDGMPPLSNAGNVLRPFTTFKLSMRIPPRLDPKAGMKALKDTLEKDPPYGAKVTFEGEKASVGWDAPPLAGWLSSAVESASKTYFGQPAMAMGEGGTIPFMGMLGERFPEAQFLITGLLGPGSNAHGPNEFLHVPTGKKLTCAVASVIADHFKR, from the coding sequence ATGGCCATGAACGTCCAGACCGCTACCGAGTCCTCCGACCGCATCTGGGAGAAGGAGATCCTCCCGGCGCTCGAGCGCTACATCCGCATCCCCAACAAGTCGCCCGCCTTCGACCCGGACTGGGTGAAGTCCGGCCACATGGAAGCCGCGGTGCAGCTCATCTCGGAGTGGTGCCGCGCGCAGGCGCCGCACCTCCCCGGGCTGGAGCTGGAGGTCATCCGGCTCAAGGACGAGCAGGGCAAGCCCCGCACCCCGGTCATCTACATGGAGGTGCCCGGCACCAAGGGCGAGGACACCGTCCTCCTGTACGGCCACCTGGACAAGCAGCCGGAGATGACGGGCTGGCGCGAGGGCCTCACGCCGTGGACGCCGGTGCGCGAGGGCGACAAGCTCTACGGGCGCGGCGGCGCGGATGACGGCTACTCCGCCTTCGCGTCGCTGACGGCCATCCGCCTGCTGAAGGAGCAGGGCCTGCCGCACGCGCGCTGCGTGGTGCTCATCGAGGCGTGCGAGGAGAGCGGCAGCTACGATTTGCCCGCGTACATCGAGGCGCTGGCGCCGCGCATCGGCAAGCCGTCGCTGGTGGTGTGTCTGGACTCGGGCTGTGCGAACTACGAGCAGCTGTGGATGACCACGTCGCTGCGCGGAATCGTCGGCGGCAACCTGCGCGTGGACATCCTCACCGAGGGCGTCCACTCGGGTGACGCGACGGGCATCGTCCCCTCGTCCTTCCGCATCCTCCGCCAGCTGCTGTCGCGCGTGGAGGACGAGTCCACCGGCCACATCAAGGTGGAGGGGCTGCACGTCGAAATCCCGAAGGAGCGGCGGGAGCAGGCGCGCGAGGCGGCGAAGGTGCTGGAGGGTGAGGTCTTCACCAAGTTCCCCTGGGTGCCCGGCTCGAAGCCGGTGTCCGGGGACGGCGCGGAGCTGGTGCTCAACCGCACCTGGCGGCCGGCGCTGGCGGTGACGGGCGTGGACGGCATGCCGCCCCTGAGCAACGCGGGCAACGTGCTGCGGCCCTTCACCACCTTCAAGCTGTCCATGCGCATTCCCCCCCGGCTGGACCCGAAGGCGGGCATGAAGGCGCTGAAGGACACGCTGGAGAAGGACCCGCCGTACGGCGCGAAGGTGACGTTCGAGGGTGAGAAGGCCAGCGTCGGCTGGGACGCGCCGCCCCTGGCGGGCTGGCTGTCGAGCGCGGTGGAGTCGGCGTCGAAGACGTACTTCGGTCAGCCGGCCATGGCCATGGGCGAGGGCGGCACCATTCCCTTCATGGGCATGCTGGGCGAGCGCTTCCCCGAGGCGCAGTTCCTCATCACCGGCCTGCTGGGGCCGGGCAGCAACGCGCACGGGCCCAACGAGTTCCTGCACGTGCCCACCGGCAAGAAGCTCACCTGCGCGGTGGCCAGCGTCATCGCCGACCACTTCAAGCGCTAG
- a CDS encoding cupredoxin domain-containing protein, whose product MRGARWGKAWGVGLLGAMLGSCAPYPGDDVLVSIFDWRYQPTHIRVKPGQTVRMLNLDTQPHSATSASEPGRFVPGESDGISFDTGAFLGEERAFTIPVDAVPGSFVPFFCTVHRDFQHGVGRLVVTE is encoded by the coding sequence ATGCGCGGAGCCAGGTGGGGGAAGGCGTGGGGCGTGGGGCTGCTGGGGGCCATGCTGGGGAGCTGCGCCCCGTATCCGGGTGACGATGTCCTGGTCTCCATCTTCGACTGGCGCTACCAGCCCACGCACATCCGGGTGAAGCCGGGGCAGACGGTGCGGATGCTCAACCTGGACACGCAACCCCACTCGGCGACGAGCGCTTCGGAGCCCGGCCGCTTCGTCCCGGGGGAGTCGGACGGCATCTCCTTCGACACCGGCGCGTTCCTTGGCGAGGAGCGCGCCTTCACCATTCCCGTGGACGCCGTCCCCGGCTCCTTCGTGCCCTTCTTTTGCACCGTCCATCGCGACTTCCAGCACGGCGTCGGCCGGCTCGTCGTCACCGAGTAA
- a CDS encoding discoidin domain-containing protein, protein MNRHMTSSLGGWKRFRMPMGALSLAAFMAATPALAAGGFSAATASGNDGNVPASAIDGNLSTRWSSNGVGQWIRGDMGAVKAINALDIAWYNGTSRASKFVIATSADGTTFTQVFSGSSSGRSASLERYTFPTVNARYVRVTVNGNTVNTWASISEMAAIAGSTTPPPNPDPEPTPEPTPTPGKDKFGVTQIYPTKAGGETWALADTATSDKRFDPQNTITRNADGSWKMKNSQVRMSVFTSTGYSASKIPTYDRDVLASRGYMQAANDWKNVEMTGFVKLNAAQDSSDNFDWYARGGKHNDDQSGCEGSSYKGALHYDGRARWQKETWHVSYEQAAYKPGTTALKGRWVGFKSVMRNTLVNGKEAVRLELYVNENADKVTWKKVYDMVDSGSWGGDAQHCGGAVGAMPITWGGPIAVFRWDNANDVDFKWLSVREIQP, encoded by the coding sequence TTGAATCGACACATGACTTCGTCCCTGGGCGGATGGAAGCGCTTCCGCATGCCGATGGGCGCGCTCTCGCTGGCCGCGTTCATGGCCGCGACACCCGCGCTGGCCGCCGGAGGCTTCTCCGCCGCCACCGCCAGCGGGAACGACGGCAACGTGCCCGCCAGCGCCATCGACGGCAACCTGTCCACGCGCTGGTCCAGCAATGGCGTGGGCCAGTGGATTCGCGGTGACATGGGCGCCGTGAAGGCCATCAACGCGCTGGACATCGCCTGGTACAACGGCACCTCGCGCGCCAGCAAGTTCGTCATCGCCACCTCGGCGGACGGCACCACCTTCACCCAGGTGTTCTCCGGCAGCTCGTCCGGCCGCTCCGCGTCCCTGGAGCGCTATACGTTCCCCACGGTGAACGCCCGCTACGTGCGCGTCACCGTCAACGGCAACACCGTCAACACCTGGGCGAGCATCTCCGAGATGGCGGCCATCGCCGGCAGCACCACGCCGCCGCCGAATCCGGACCCGGAGCCGACCCCGGAGCCGACGCCCACCCCGGGCAAGGACAAGTTCGGCGTGACGCAGATCTACCCGACGAAGGCCGGCGGTGAGACGTGGGCCCTCGCGGACACCGCGACGAGCGACAAGCGCTTCGACCCGCAGAACACGATTACGCGCAACGCGGACGGCTCCTGGAAGATGAAGAACAGCCAGGTGCGCATGTCTGTCTTCACGTCCACGGGCTACAGCGCCTCGAAGATTCCCACGTACGACCGCGACGTGCTGGCCAGCCGTGGCTACATGCAGGCCGCCAACGACTGGAAGAACGTCGAGATGACGGGCTTCGTGAAGCTCAACGCGGCGCAGGACTCGTCGGACAACTTCGACTGGTACGCGCGCGGCGGCAAGCACAACGACGACCAGTCGGGCTGTGAGGGCAGCAGCTACAAGGGCGCCCTGCACTATGACGGCCGCGCCCGCTGGCAGAAGGAGACGTGGCACGTCTCCTACGAGCAGGCGGCCTACAAGCCCGGCACCACGGCGCTCAAGGGCCGCTGGGTGGGCTTCAAGTCGGTGATGCGCAACACCCTCGTCAACGGCAAGGAGGCCGTGCGCCTGGAGCTGTACGTCAACGAGAACGCCGACAAGGTCACCTGGAAGAAGGTCTACGACATGGTGGACTCCGGCTCGTGGGGCGGCGACGCCCAGCACTGCGGCGGCGCTGTCGGTGCCATGCCGATTACGTGGGGCGGCCCCATCGCCGTCTTCCGCTGGGACAACGCCAACGACGTGGACTTCAAGTGGCTGTCCGTCCGCGAAATCCAGCCGTAA
- the treZ gene encoding malto-oligosyltrehalose trehalohydrolase — protein MAPADDSRSTRTAVPRLGAWVEEGTGVRWRVWAPGHQRLEVVIHDARGQPGRIVPMTPEPNAGSNEGSDAGSGDCFGAVLEGHGAGTLYKLRVDGEGPFPDPWSRSQPLGVHGPSEVVVPDFEWTDAAWKGVEPEALVIYEVHVGTATPEGTFEALIPRLPGLKELGVTALELMPVAAFPGVRNWGYDGVDLFAPLHAYGGPEGLRRLIDAAHARGLAVLIDAVYNHFGPDGNYLRAYSPHYFTGRHHTPWGDAVNYDSEGSAYVRSLVLSNVEMWIRDYHADGLRLDAAHAIVDEGTPHLLTEIAERARASAQGRRVLVIAEDERNERKLLRPAPEGHGLDGVWADDFHHQMRRAFAGDSEGYYQDYTGSTEDLARTLRQGWFYEGQVSKNLGHARGTKAEGLEPWRFVHCIQNHDQVGNRALGERLGHDVSPAAFRAMSTLLLTSPFTPLLFMGQEWNASTPFLYFTDHNAELGRLVTEGRRKEFAGFKRFAGAEVPDPQALETFTRSRLDWHEAEQPEHVGVRALYRELLRLRASEPALKAPRPGGHDARALGPDALVLERLGGGQGLQVIVSVRGTLEHRVPPGAELVLWSEAPRFGGTAEAPPLEDGTLRLQGPAAAVVRFAMKG, from the coding sequence ATGGCTCCAGCGGATGACTCTCGGTCGACACGGACAGCGGTGCCCCGTCTGGGGGCGTGGGTGGAAGAGGGCACGGGCGTGCGGTGGCGCGTCTGGGCGCCCGGCCATCAGCGCCTGGAGGTGGTGATTCACGACGCGCGGGGGCAGCCCGGGCGCATCGTCCCCATGACGCCGGAGCCCAATGCAGGCTCGAATGAAGGCTCTGATGCAGGCTCCGGCGACTGCTTCGGCGCGGTGCTGGAGGGCCACGGTGCGGGCACGCTCTACAAGCTGCGCGTGGACGGCGAGGGCCCCTTCCCGGACCCGTGGTCCCGCTCGCAGCCGCTAGGCGTGCACGGCCCTTCCGAAGTGGTGGTGCCGGACTTCGAGTGGACGGACGCGGCCTGGAAGGGCGTGGAGCCCGAGGCGCTCGTCATCTACGAGGTGCACGTGGGCACCGCCACGCCCGAGGGCACCTTCGAGGCTCTCATCCCCCGGCTGCCCGGCCTCAAGGAGCTGGGTGTCACCGCGCTGGAGCTCATGCCGGTGGCCGCCTTCCCCGGCGTGCGCAACTGGGGCTACGACGGGGTGGACCTCTTCGCGCCCCTGCACGCGTATGGCGGCCCGGAAGGGCTGCGCCGGCTGATTGACGCCGCGCACGCGCGCGGGCTCGCGGTGCTCATCGACGCCGTCTACAACCACTTCGGGCCGGACGGGAACTACCTGCGCGCGTACTCGCCGCACTACTTCACCGGCCGCCACCACACTCCGTGGGGCGACGCGGTGAACTACGACAGCGAGGGCAGCGCGTACGTGCGCTCGCTGGTGCTCTCCAACGTGGAGATGTGGATTCGCGACTACCACGCGGACGGCCTGCGCCTGGACGCCGCGCACGCCATCGTCGACGAGGGCACCCCGCACCTGCTCACCGAAATCGCCGAGCGCGCCCGCGCCAGCGCGCAGGGCCGCCGCGTGCTGGTGATTGCCGAGGACGAGCGCAACGAGCGCAAGCTGCTGCGCCCCGCGCCGGAAGGCCACGGCCTGGACGGCGTCTGGGCGGATGACTTCCACCACCAGATGCGCCGCGCCTTCGCGGGCGACAGCGAGGGCTACTACCAGGACTACACGGGCAGCACCGAGGACCTGGCGCGCACGCTGCGCCAGGGCTGGTTCTACGAGGGCCAGGTGTCGAAGAACCTGGGCCACGCGCGCGGCACGAAGGCCGAGGGGCTGGAGCCGTGGCGCTTCGTCCACTGCATCCAGAACCATGACCAGGTGGGCAACCGCGCCCTGGGCGAGCGGCTGGGGCACGACGTGTCCCCCGCGGCCTTCCGCGCCATGAGCACGCTGCTGCTGACGTCGCCCTTCACGCCGCTGCTCTTCATGGGGCAGGAGTGGAACGCGAGCACGCCCTTCCTCTACTTCACGGACCACAACGCGGAGCTGGGCCGGCTCGTCACGGAAGGACGCCGCAAGGAGTTCGCCGGCTTCAAGCGCTTCGCCGGCGCCGAGGTGCCGGACCCGCAGGCGCTGGAGACCTTCACCCGCTCCCGGCTGGACTGGCATGAGGCGGAGCAGCCGGAGCACGTGGGGGTGCGCGCGCTGTACCGCGAGCTGCTCCGCCTGCGCGCCTCCGAGCCCGCGCTGAAGGCGCCCCGCCCCGGAGGCCATGACGCCCGAGCCCTGGGGCCGGACGCACTGGTGCTGGAGCGGCTCGGCGGAGGGCAGGGGCTGCAAGTCATTGTCTCCGTCCGCGGCACGCTGGAGCACCGCGTGCCCCCGGGCGCGGAGCTGGTGCTGTGGAGTGAAGCACCGCGCTTCGGTGGCACCGCGGAGGCGCCGCCGCTAGAGGACGGCACGCTGCGCCTGCAAGGGCCCGCCGCCGCCGTCGTCCGCTTCGCCATGAAGGGCTGA
- a CDS encoding AAA family ATPase has translation MSIARTGLESVPRGDDVRERVAAIEVLSPREIDARLTDLGYRGQDEARRAASVLAYRHLRRIRRLHLEGLAPEPGMRENCLFLGPTGSGKTFLVELLFREVLAVPTVLADATQFSETGYVGDDVNTLLSRLYEVADKDAEWAACGVICMDEFDKLATSRSDSRFAGQQTTKDVSGFGVQRSLLHLLSASSADFPADFGFTSRMQPENMDLACVTFIACGAFSGLRSTAEGMAREERLGFGREPRAFQAEAIAASVTQEQLEQTTAFARYGFIPELIGRFNRLVPFSPLDAATLGDILQHNVLRVYEREFEQEGLRLVVEPAVREHVVARTLKRETGARGLRTTLAPLLEGAAYEHFGRPGTSGSVRLVLEGDAVRALAE, from the coding sequence ATGAGCATCGCCCGCACTGGCCTGGAGTCCGTCCCCCGTGGAGACGACGTGCGCGAGCGCGTGGCCGCCATCGAAGTGCTGTCGCCGCGCGAAATCGACGCGCGGCTGACGGACCTGGGCTACCGCGGACAGGACGAGGCGCGGCGCGCGGCCTCGGTGCTCGCCTACCGGCACCTGCGCCGCATCCGCCGCCTCCACCTGGAGGGGCTCGCCCCCGAGCCGGGCATGCGGGAAAACTGCCTGTTCCTGGGGCCCACCGGCTCCGGCAAGACGTTCCTCGTGGAGCTGCTGTTCCGCGAGGTACTCGCGGTGCCCACCGTGCTGGCGGACGCCACCCAGTTCTCCGAGACGGGCTACGTGGGCGACGATGTGAACACCCTGCTGTCGCGCCTGTACGAGGTGGCGGACAAGGACGCGGAGTGGGCCGCCTGCGGCGTCATCTGCATGGACGAGTTCGACAAGCTCGCCACCAGCCGCTCCGACAGCCGCTTCGCCGGGCAGCAGACCACCAAGGACGTGAGCGGCTTCGGCGTGCAGCGCAGCCTGCTGCATCTCCTGTCCGCCTCCAGCGCGGACTTCCCCGCGGACTTCGGCTTCACCAGCCGCATGCAGCCGGAGAACATGGACCTGGCCTGCGTCACCTTCATCGCCTGTGGGGCCTTCAGCGGCCTGCGCTCCACCGCGGAGGGCATGGCGCGCGAGGAGCGGCTCGGCTTCGGCCGCGAGCCTCGCGCCTTCCAGGCAGAGGCCATCGCCGCGAGCGTGACGCAGGAGCAGCTGGAGCAGACCACCGCCTTCGCCCGCTACGGCTTCATCCCGGAGCTCATCGGCCGCTTCAACCGGCTGGTGCCCTTCTCCCCGCTGGACGCGGCCACCCTGGGCGACATCCTCCAGCACAACGTGCTGCGCGTGTACGAGCGCGAGTTCGAGCAGGAGGGCCTGCGCCTGGTGGTGGAGCCCGCCGTGCGCGAGCACGTGGTGGCCCGCACCCTCAAGCGCGAGACGGGCGCGCGCGGCCTGCGCACCACGCTGGCCCCGCTGCTGGAGGGCGCCGCGTACGAGCACTTCGGCCGGCCGGGCACGTCCGGCAGCGTCCGCCTGGTGCTGGAAGGCGACGCGGTGCGGGCGCTGGCGGAATAG
- a CDS encoding DUF5335 family protein translates to MHHTREIPREGWADYLALLSNLERDHWVRIETESLDMGDQPLAGRLPLVEIALEEKGSAQGAVEIIVGRPGDEITHRILEPDHIYADESESGELECLDIEGSDHTKTLIFFEQPNAGDERSASAPM, encoded by the coding sequence ATGCACCACACTCGTGAGATTCCCCGTGAAGGCTGGGCGGACTACCTCGCCCTGCTGAGCAACCTGGAGCGAGACCACTGGGTCCGCATCGAAACAGAGAGCCTGGACATGGGTGACCAGCCGCTCGCCGGCAGGCTGCCGCTCGTCGAGATTGCCCTGGAGGAGAAGGGCAGCGCCCAGGGCGCCGTGGAAATCATCGTCGGCCGGCCGGGGGACGAAATCACCCACCGCATCCTGGAGCCGGACCACATCTACGCGGACGAGAGCGAGAGCGGCGAGCTGGAGTGCCTCGACATCGAGGGCTCGGACCACACCAAGACGCTCATCTTCTTCGAGCAGCCCAACGCCGGAGACGAGCGGTCCGCCAGCGCGCCCATGTGA
- a CDS encoding MBL fold metallo-hydrolase, whose protein sequence is MELGFETIGNATVICHDDGPVLATDPWTDGGAYFGSWTLSHEVPEAQREAIRQCPYVWLSHGHPDHLSMESLEKLRKATLLVPNHFGNRIRDDLRGQGFSVHVLPDRVWTQLSPRIRVMCLPDMNQDAVLLVDVGGRLVVNLNDAGDRGWGRYVRNIVSTYKESYLLALSGYGDADMINYFTEDGQRIAPHAAAKSPVGRTIARQAEFYGVRYFVPSSSMHKYQRADSVWASEYTTTLEDYGRGFESQSCALLPAFIQQDFSKDSTTLIRPKERALVPLDPKQFGDDWSELLEADEAKALREYFSAVEHLGTALDFLRFRVGGQDHVIEFHPRRFRRGITFEVPRNSLMTAVRYQVFDDLLIGNFMKTTLHGDFGEGKLYPDFSPYVAKYADNGHARTRNELKAYFADYRNRDPVGFLRTKVEAHCVRPLQTQSAELLRTLLPSDSAAFRTAKETFWRVRRALL, encoded by the coding sequence ATGGAACTGGGTTTCGAGACCATTGGGAATGCCACGGTCATCTGCCACGACGACGGTCCGGTGTTGGCCACGGACCCCTGGACGGACGGCGGGGCGTATTTCGGAAGCTGGACACTGTCGCATGAAGTCCCGGAGGCGCAGCGCGAGGCCATCCGGCAGTGCCCGTACGTGTGGCTCTCTCACGGCCACCCCGACCACCTGAGCATGGAGTCGCTGGAGAAGCTGCGCAAAGCCACGCTCCTGGTGCCCAACCACTTCGGCAATCGCATCCGCGACGACTTGCGCGGACAGGGCTTCAGCGTGCACGTGCTGCCGGACCGCGTGTGGACGCAGCTGTCCCCGCGCATCCGCGTCATGTGCCTGCCGGACATGAACCAGGACGCGGTGCTGCTGGTGGACGTGGGCGGGCGGCTCGTCGTCAACCTCAATGACGCGGGTGACCGCGGCTGGGGCCGCTACGTGCGCAACATCGTCAGCACCTACAAGGAGTCCTATCTGCTGGCCCTGTCCGGCTACGGCGACGCGGACATGATCAACTACTTCACCGAGGACGGGCAGCGCATTGCGCCCCACGCCGCGGCGAAGAGCCCGGTGGGCCGCACCATCGCCCGTCAGGCGGAGTTCTACGGGGTCCGCTACTTCGTGCCCTCCAGCTCCATGCACAAGTACCAGCGCGCCGACAGCGTCTGGGCCTCCGAGTACACCACCACGCTGGAGGACTACGGCCGCGGCTTCGAGTCGCAGTCGTGCGCGCTGCTGCCCGCCTTCATCCAGCAGGACTTCAGCAAGGACAGCACCACGCTCATCCGCCCGAAGGAGCGCGCCCTCGTCCCCCTCGACCCTAAGCAGTTCGGCGACGACTGGAGCGAGCTGCTGGAGGCCGACGAGGCGAAGGCGCTGCGCGAGTACTTCAGCGCAGTCGAACACCTGGGCACCGCCCTGGACTTCCTCCGCTTCCGCGTGGGCGGGCAGGACCACGTCATCGAGTTCCACCCGCGCCGCTTCCGCCGCGGCATCACCTTCGAGGTGCCGCGCAACTCGCTGATGACGGCCGTGCGCTACCAGGTCTTCGACGACTTGCTCATCGGCAACTTCATGAAGACGACGCTGCACGGCGACTTCGGTGAGGGGAAGCTGTACCCGGACTTCAGCCCCTACGTGGCCAAGTACGCGGACAACGGCCACGCGCGCACGCGCAACGAGCTGAAGGCGTACTTCGCCGACTACCGGAACAGAGACCCGGTGGGCTTCCTGCGCACCAAGGTGGAGGCGCACTGCGTCCGGCCGCTGCAGACGCAGTCCGCGGAGCTGCTGCGCACGCTGCTGCCCTCCGACTCCGCCGCCTTCCGCACCGCCAAGGAGACCTTCTGGCGGGTGCGCCGCGCCCTCTTGTAG
- a CDS encoding M57 family metalloprotease yields the protein MLKFRSIALMAGVALLGTACGGPEASETQAPVMSWEEFQANAFQDEEGKWIIDGDLAFDSKEELRGFYDNNIAEEKGTSADGLAVYYIGGDIKWSAAQKGNLTYCVSTSSFGTRKTTVVNAMNSATAAWEATASVNFIHSTSYDSNCTASQTGVLFDVRQTSTTSYVARAFFPNSARSGRNILISTSAFSGGGAWSLTGVLRHELGHVLGFRHEHTRSTASGCYEDNQWRALTSTYDRASVMHYPQCNGTQTGDLVLTSLDKQGARSLYP from the coding sequence ATGCTCAAGTTTCGCTCCATTGCGCTGATGGCTGGTGTTGCCCTTCTCGGTACCGCGTGCGGCGGCCCCGAGGCCTCCGAGACCCAGGCTCCCGTGATGTCGTGGGAGGAGTTCCAGGCGAACGCCTTCCAGGATGAAGAGGGCAAGTGGATCATCGACGGCGACCTCGCCTTCGACTCCAAGGAGGAGCTGCGCGGCTTCTACGACAACAACATCGCCGAGGAGAAGGGCACCAGCGCGGACGGCCTCGCGGTGTACTACATCGGCGGCGACATCAAGTGGTCCGCCGCGCAGAAGGGCAACCTGACCTACTGCGTGAGCACCAGCAGCTTCGGCACCCGCAAGACCACCGTGGTCAACGCGATGAACAGCGCGACGGCGGCCTGGGAGGCCACCGCGAGCGTGAACTTCATCCACAGCACCAGCTACGACAGCAACTGCACCGCGTCGCAGACGGGCGTGCTGTTCGACGTGCGTCAGACCTCCACCACGTCGTACGTGGCGCGCGCCTTCTTCCCGAACTCCGCTCGCTCGGGTCGCAACATCCTCATCTCCACCAGCGCCTTCAGCGGCGGCGGCGCCTGGAGCCTGACGGGCGTGCTCCGTCACGAGCTGGGCCACGTGCTGGGCTTCCGTCACGAGCACACCCGCTCCACGGCGAGCGGCTGCTACGAGGACAACCAGTGGCGCGCGCTGACGTCCACCTACGACCGCGCCTCGGTCATGCACTACCCCCAGTGCAACGGCACCCAGACGGGCGACCTCGTCCTCACCAGCCTGGACAAGCAGGGCGCTCGCTCGCTGTACCCGTAA